A window from Fusarium musae strain F31 chromosome 8, whole genome shotgun sequence encodes these proteins:
- a CDS encoding hypothetical protein (EggNog:ENOG41), with the protein MVVSSLRPVIPLPLGTVDRNVSAEPLTTAVDRAALETSSKILDIIGRYRMKQDDNLYSHSDESTLKFIALIYTHVKAGKPVPMCLPAFPFKSPNSTSKTLGKLPDKGEEIALAHLNGLCSAIGDVYPPGAKLTIISDGLVYNDLLGVPDRDVWAYGETLRSMAAEKEFHNISFARLRDLVEIDLPKDLEEMTYVANASNFRRALLNTFSKPGWNWDEVRQSDDQCMTYRGYIKFLQTDLETVYPVDENRSKSKYKRGIEYIAKQMMARGDAFANAVRQKYPDHVRLSIHPSTGAVKLSVSLLPTEQLYTTPWHCSVAYRLDGTIRTGMRSEFDNDESLELVYDNRRPSYYREKSPLLSWAEDKGGIVVDPMYPAGLIIRPANGAGSLTLDDIDTKKVRALSEINSPVVLKGFVKKPNRDRFIDFSYRFGTPLPWKFGLLLEVKDRGHDARGLNNVLSAEPMPFHYDGLFKVVKQTDEDGNEKTVSTPPQ; encoded by the exons ATGGTTGTATCCAGTCTTCGTCCCGTAATCCCCCTCCCTCTTGGGACTGTTGATCGCAATGTCTCTGCTGAACCATTGACTACCGCAGTCGATAGGGCGGCTCTTGAGACATCAAGCAAAATCCTCGATATCATCGGAAGGTATCGCATGAAGCAAGACGACAACCTCTACTCGCATTCCGATGAGTCAACACTCAAATTCATCGCTCTTATCTACACCCAcgtcaaggctggcaagccAGTTCCTATGTGCCTACCGGCCTTCCCCTTCAAGTCGCCAAACTCGACCTCAAAGACATTGGGGAAACTTCCTGATAAGGGTGAAGAGATTGCTCTTGCCCACCTCAACGGATTATGCAGCGCTATTGGTGATGTATATCCGCCCGGCGCCAAACTTACTATCATTTCCGATGGATTAGTATATAATG ACCTTCTTGGTGTCCCAGATAGAGATGTCTGGGCCTACGGCGAGACTCTTCGCTCCATGGCAGCAGAAAAAGAATTTCACAACATCTCCTTCGCACGTCTTCgcgatcttgttgagattgatctACCGAAGGACCTCGAGGAGATGACCTATGTTGCCAACGCGTCAAACTTTCGACGTGCACTCCTCAACACCTTCAGCAAGCCTGGCTGGAATTGGGATGAAGTCCGCCAATCGGATGACCAGTGCATGACTTATCGTGGCTACATCAAGTTTCTCCAAACAGATTTGGAAACTGTTTATCCGGTTGATGAGAACCGGAGCAAGTCAAAGTATAAGAGAGGCATTGAGTATATCGCGAAGCAGATGATGGCTCGAGGAGAT GCCTTTGCCAATGCTGTTCGACAAAAGTACCCCGACCATGTTCGCCTTTCAATCCATCCCTCAACCGGCGCTGTCAAGCTGTCTGTCAGCCTTTTGCCAACTGAGCAACTCTACACTACGCCCTGGCACTGCAGCGTAGCTTACAGACTGGATGGTACTATCAGAACCGGCATGCGATCTGAGTTTGACAACGACGAAAGCCTCGAACTAGTCTACGACAACAGGAGACCTTCGTATTACCGAGAGAAGTCACCGCTTCTATCATGGGCAGAGGACAAGGGTGGCATCGTGGTTGATCCTATGTACCCCGCTGGTCTGATCATCCGTCCTGCTAATGGAGCTGGCTCCCTGACACTTGACGATATCGACACGAAGAAAGTCCGTGCTCTGTCAGAGATCAACTCACCGGTTGTTCTCAAGGGATTTGTCAAGAAGCCTAACCGCGACCGCTTCATTGATTTCAGCTACCGATTCGGAACGCCCTTACCCTGGAAGTTTGGGTTATTGCTTGAAGTCAAGGACCGAGGACATGATGCTAGAGGTTTGAACAATGTCCTTTCAGCGGAGCCTATGCCGTTCCACTATGATGGCTTGTTCAAGGTTGTCAAGCAaactgatgaggatggaaatGAGAAGACTGTTTCGACTCCTCCCCAGTAA
- the TH1 gene encoding beta ketoadipyl CoA thiolase, th1, producing the protein MQFSLALVTLLATAVSALPTEEKRQAYIPCSGLYGTSQCCATDVLGVADLDCGNPPSTPANATDFSAVCSAIGQRARCCVLPILDQGILCNTPTGVQD; encoded by the exons ATGCAGTTCTCACTCGCTCTCGTTACCCTCCTGGCTACTGCCGTCTCTGCTCTCCCCACTGAGGAGAAGCGCCAGGCTTATATCCCTTGCTCTGGTCTCTATGGCACTTCTCAATGCTGTGCTACTGATGTCCTCGGAGTTGCAGACCTTGACTGCGGAAACC CTCCCTCTACCCCTGCCAACGCCACCGATTTCAGTGCTGTCTGCTCTGCCATTGGTCAGCGAGCTCGATGCTGCGTTCTGCCTATC CTTGACCAAGGCATCCTCTGCAACACCCCTACTGGTGTCCAGGACTAA
- a CDS encoding hypothetical protein (EggNog:ENOG41), producing the protein MVEVKQYHLLPTDLIPNSPRPLLHYKNVLAKRPNSSKCDPAEVWDMFTKNGWDVQWIFRYPNTQLSHFHSEAHECMAVLSGTATIRFGVGDTSEDLQENTYGSAWEKGGIVLEAEAGDVFVIPAGVAHKTHNTKPAAEFKLLSPGVGHGIEADDPKRALSEIELDGYTMMGAYNGGEWDFVKSGGDYGKSWKVPKPKRDPVFGEAEDGLVKTWPGGDTEVDLEIVQVENREYKSKM; encoded by the coding sequence atggtCGAAGTCAAGCAATATCATCTCCTGCCAACGGATCTCATTCCCAACTCACCAAGACCTCTTCTGCACTACAAAAATGTCTTAGCCAAGCGCCCTAATAGCTCCAAGTGCGACCCCGCCGAGGTCTGGGATATGTTTACTAAGAACGGATGGGACGTCCAATGGATATTTCGATACCCAAACACGCAGTTGTCGCACTTTCACTCTGAAGCTCACGAGTGCATGGCTGTTCTTTCAGGTACTGCAACAATTCGCTTCGGAGTCGGTGATACTTCGGAGGATCTCCAAGAGAACACATACGGATCAGCTTGGGAAAAAGGCGGGATTGTATTGGAAGCTGAGGCTGGAGATGTCTTTGTTATCCCAGCTGGTGTAGCGCACAAGACACACAACACCAAGCCGGCAGCCGAGTTCAAGCTCCTGTCGCCAGGGGTTGGGCATGGCATTGAGGCTGACGATCCGAAGAGGGCGTTGTCTGAGATTGAGCTGGATGGATATACTATGATGGGGGCGTACAACGGTGGTGAATGGGATTTCGTGAAGAGTGGAGGGGACTATGGCAAGTCATGGAAGGTTCCTAAACCAAAGAGGGATCCTGTATTTGGGGAAGCAGAGGATGGGCTTGTCAAGACTTGGCCTGGAGGGGATACTGAGGTGGATTTGGAGATTGTTCAGGTGGAGAACAGAGAGTACAAGTCAAAGATGTAG
- a CDS encoding hypothetical protein (EggNog:ENOG41) translates to MLDDLDPRPIFVDAGSLHSCWCNTAALKELEVDDMPDPAGGKIYRDADGRPSGLLDEGAMMSIIWPFQAKSSPKYERIEAIRAAVKEYNAAGYTGAVEMAMDEEAWDALVTLKETEPNLSLRIAAHWLIKPTADLEQNSKQVQRAIELSKQYNSTTSPDLRLVGIKVITDGIIDACTAYLSEPYATAGNPPPIWEPEFLEPVVKEADAGGLQVALHAIGDGAVRMAIDAIEKHATPGRRHRVEHLEIVSPEDAKRLGKLGLTASIQPIHADPTALTTWPELIGEERYERAFAYREFADAGALMAIGTDSPTSPWSPMHNFHVAINRQSSKNPENPEIVHEHFSLGLCETFVAGTEGAARSVFAEDRVGSLTPGKLADFIVVDMEWDPKTLLKAEVKETWFGGSRVF, encoded by the exons ATGCTGGATGATCTTGATCCACGACCTATTTTTGTCGATGCGGGCTCTTTACACTCTTGCTGGTGTAATACTGCGGCTCTgaaagagcttgaggttgatgatatgCCGGATCCAGCTGGTGGCAAGATTTATCGTGACGCGGATGGAAGGCCATCAGGGCTGTTGGATGAAGGCGCCATGATGTCAATCA TTTGGCCATTCCAAGCAAAGTCGTCACCAAAGTATGAACGAATAGAGGCAATTCGCGCAGCCGTGAAAGAGTACAACGCAGCTGGATACACAGGCGCGGTCGAAATGGCCATGGATGAAGAAGCATGGGATGCTCTCGTAACTCTCAAAGAAACAGAACCCAATCTATCGCTACGAATAGCAGCTCACTGGCTCATCAAACCAACCGCTGACCTTGAACAAAACTCCAAACAAGTGCAGCGTGCTATCGAACTGAGCAAGCAGTACAACTCAACAACAAGTCCTGATCTTCGACTTGTCGGAATCAAGGTCATCACCGACGGTATTATCGACGCATGCACTGCCTATCTTTCTGAGCCGTATGCTACTGCAGGAAACCCACCGCCTATATGGGAGCCTGAGTTCCTCGAACCGGTGGTCAAAGAGGCTGATGCTGGTGGTTTACAAGTTGCTTTGCACGCTATTGGGGACGGAGCTGTAAGAATGGCCATCGATGCTATTGAGAAGCATGCTACACCAGGTCGAAGGCACAGAGTCGAGCACTTGGAGATTGTTTCCCCAGAAGACGCCAAGAGGCTTGGAAAGCTTGGTTTAACAGCATCCATCCAGCCCATACATGCAGACCCAACAGCCTTGACAACCTGGCCCGAACTCATTGGAGAGGAGCGATATGAGAGAGCGTTTGCGTATCGAGAGTTTGCTGATGCAGGTGCCTTGATGGCGATTGGTACTGATAGCCCTACATCACCGTGGTCGCCTATGCATAATTTCCATGTGGCTATCAACAGGCAGTCTTCCAAGAACCCGGAGAACCCCGAGATAGTGCATGAGCACTTTAGTTTAGGTTTGTGTGAGACCTTTGTCGCGGGTACAGAAGGTGCAGCCCGAAGTGTATTTGCTGAAGATCGTGTTGGAAGCTTGACACCTGGAAAATTGGCTGACTTTATTGTTGTTGATATGGAGTGGGATCCGAAGACGCTACTCAAGGCTGAGGTGAAGGAGACTTGGTTTGGAGGATCTCGGGTATTTTAA
- a CDS encoding hypothetical protein (EggNog:ENOG41): MTKTLFVNGRILSKTETGLNGKAHFSDCMLIQDDKIVAIGSRNEISQALGSDIQIRDLDQRVILPSFIDGHMHLLLLGT, from the exons ATGACCAAAACATTGTTTGTCAATGGCCGGATCCTGTCCAAGACAGAGACGGGCCTCAACGGCAAAGCCCATTTCTCAGACTGCATGCTCATACAAGACGACAAAATCGTCGCAATCGGGTCTCGTAACGAGATCTCTCAAGCCCTAGGTTCAGATATACAGATTCGCGATCTTGATCAGCGTGTTATTCTTCCCAGCTTCATTGATGGCCATATGCAtctgctcctcctcg ggACTTAA
- a CDS encoding hypothetical protein (EggNog:ENOG41), protein MDQVDVTVVGGGPTGLFVALLLQPLGISVRVLDEKPRSLELGRADALNARTQQYFEVAGILDELLPDGLKCNTSSTFKAGDFKSRQNAWWVGIEHAFHKNFLMIGQPVVEQVMRKRLGDAVSYNEHVISITEDEDSVVVMTSSGRRVRSKYAVGADGARSFVRNTMGISFTGTKPEMTWAVLDTFLDTDFPVCPEIITFELDGESRVAWIPRERGMSRFYVLLKGEITQQLAEESIKEHLAPYRVEFTKTEWFSTFHVKERLAGKFISKEGHGRIILAGDAAHVHSVNGGQGLNTGVSDAFGLAWRLSALARPSNLTTQARDDILRSYDIERRSTAAQVIGVAAALVRDTIHTAKKYVSTIERNAGFITGMGVNYGEFVTPLVQGAELGIWKPGYRCPDVEMTGTSGKTSRLYENVSYGDFIVLVIGRRLPAISVSAPVYTILPNGSTNGCVDCHQNRDGDKEFTAEWVKNENSAIVIVRPDMYVGYVGTFEDEAWEEYLDSYFVKSR, encoded by the exons ATGGATCAAGTTGATGTTACTGTCGTTGGTGGCGGTCCTACTGGGCTCTTTGTtgctctccttctccaaccATTGGGTATCTCAGTCCGCGTCCTTG ATGAGAAGCCTCGCAGTTTAGAGCTTGGTCGCGCTGATGCGCTCAATGCTCGAACTCAGCAGTACTTCGAGGTTGCTGGCATACTCGATGAGCTTCTACCTGACGGTCTCAAATGCAACA CGAGCTCTACTTTTAAAGCAGGCGATTTCAAGTCTCGTCAGAACGCTTGGTGGGTTGGTATCGAGCATGCCTTCCACAAGAACTTTCTCATGATCGGACAACCTGTCGTTGAACAGGTGATGCGCAAGCGTCTCGGCGATGCAGTTAGCTACAACGAGCATGTTATCAGCATCACTGAAGACGAAGACTCTGTCGTCGTCATGACTAGTTCAGGTCGAAGGGTCCGCAGTAAATATGCCGTTGGCGCTGACGGTGCGCGATCCTTTGTCAGAAACACAATGGGTATCAGTTTCACTGGTACCAAGCCTGAGATGACTTGGGCTGTTCTTGATACCTTTTTGGATACTGACTTCCCTGTCTGTCCTGAGATTATTACAtttgagcttgatggagAGTCTAGGGTTGCTTGGATCCCAAGAGAACGAGGAATGTCCCGATTCTACGTTCTCCTCAAGGGAGAGATTACCCAGCAACTAGCTGAGGAGTCTATCAAAGAACATCTCGCTCCTTATCGAGTGGAGTTTACAAAGACTGAATGGTTCAGCACATTTCACG TTAAGGAACGACTCGCTGGAAAATTCATCTCCAAGGAAGGCCACGGCAGGATCATCTTAGCCGGAGACGCTGCTCACGTTCATTCCGTCAATGGTGGCCAAGGCTTAAACACAGGTGTCTCCGATGCCTTCGGCCTAGCCTGGCGTCTCTCAGCACTCGCACGCCCATCCAACCTCACCACCCAAGCAAGAGACGACATCCTACGCAGCTACGACATCGAGCGGAGATCCACAGCCGCTCAAGTTATCGGAGTAGCTGCAGCACTAGTCAGGGACACCATCCACACAGCCAAGAAGTACGTCTCCACAATCGAACGAAATGCCGGCTTCATCACAG GCATGGGTGTCAACTACGGCGAGTTCGTCACGCCACTTGTCCAGGGGGCGGAACTTGGTATCTGGAAACCCGGATATCGCTGTCCCGATGTGGAAATGACTGGAACTTCCGGCAAAACTTCGCGACTCTATGAAAATGTGTCTTATGGAGACTTCATTGTGTTGGTTATCGGACGACGACTTCCGGCAATCTCCGTGTCGGCTCCCGTTTATACTATTTTGCCCAATGGGTCGACTAATGGGTGTGTTGACTGTCATCAAAACAGGGATGGGGACAAGGAATTTACTGCTGAATGGGTCAAGAACGAGAACTCGGCTATTGTGATTGTTCGGCCGGATATGTATGTCGGGTATGTTGGGACTTTCGAGGACGAGGCTTGGGAGGAATACTTGGATTCCTACTTCGTAAAATCTCGATAG
- a CDS encoding hypothetical protein (EggNog:ENOG41), with protein sequence MPQLSSNYEINETATFPYPKAYQKLMNPKPRHDEENGTVDGETSLAQHEAQAERIEWKTTFSTPFFGIEGTSAIEFESRIQPTYIALGLFLRGNPNPKERVVFVDKPDQLFSKLRWATFRLRGIGGTVVSLKNLKGFRLYKCDVNTGTHKRVNLDDNGVADLQLFMRSYRRWHVPRHISLAWSDWMHCTLNNKRLDILEGEYGLELVLDWSVTRISIVVLIPVLLSLAIGIWLNSRAWTDLATIQTAWGTASYIVTAGASMLGFLDIADK encoded by the exons ATGCCGCAATTGAGCTCCAACTATGAGATCAACGAGACCGCTACATTTCCGTACCCAAAGGCTTATCAAAAGCTCATGAACCCGAAACCACGACACGATGAAGAGAATGGAACTGTAGATGGCGAAACTTCACTTGCACAGCATGAGGCACAAGCGGAGAGGATCGAATGGAAGACGACCTTTTCGACGCCCTTTTTCGGTATCGAGGGCACATCAGCTATTGAGTTTGAGTCGCGGATCCAACCAACATACATTGCCTTGGGTTTGTTCCTCCGCGGAAATCCTAATCCGAAGGAGAGAGTTGTGTTCGTCGATAAGCCTGACCAGCTTTTTTCCAAGCTCCGCTGGGCGACTTTCCGACTCCGTGGGATAGGAGGGACTGTTGTCTCgctaaaaaatttaaaaggcTTCAGATTATACAAG TGCGATGTGAATACCGGAACACATAAGCGCGTCAACCTCGATGACAATGGGGTCGCTGACTTGCAGCTGTTTATGAGATCCTACAGAAGATGGCATGTTCCTCGACATATATCCTTGGCGTGGTCAGACTGGATGCACTGCACCTTGAATAACAAAAGACTTGATATACTCGAGGGCGAATATGGCCTTGAGCTGGTACTGGACTGGTCCGTCACCCGCATCTCGATCGTGGTACTCATTCCAGTGTTACTGAGCCTGGCCATTGGCATTTGGCTGAACTCGAGAGCGTGGACCGATCTGGCAACGATACAGACTGCTTGGGGCACAGCTTCATACATTGTGACAGCTGGCGCTT CAATGTTGGGCTTTCTGGATATTGCGGATAAATAG
- a CDS encoding hypothetical protein (EggNog:ENOG41): MDALPHMPSRHKIRPSDDVSAYEPFNTGQEHRGLGNPIKRRLCDVSEIAALMLSICCSIAGLICCFHPPTAASLEQKYQLIVVGLMLSLMDLCTAKLSTIVFLQLETRWASLLQNYDSIIKKSILGSLLNGRRGSQRWTLLISAFLAFPLLLSVGYKSFVGGKVTTEVNASGGQYGLTGPIGFANFASGASLMVNATIPFMFTNVTKLPAQPQPFGFNMLLLTDDTIRVAMLDGPSPSYVKSIRAELRGQQSYTVSTNVFGLAWHLDHEADKQRKNNTWWNQRFDSSDDQAPQNISLYKEKKWLSTLWPQGQVDEFFVLLTPHVGPSKEERNIKPSKERFQKEALEFTSQRLKCTGKWKITANSVNLIEGSCAGSLEEEFPHGCETLHLNDARYLLSDFVSDLLTGHLDEAAQIRFTAVVSSLLWSRLAAFCGIGSSVNDLKAGEREQFEYHRPDEAWKTVTVLKRSPLLAVVLLAQPIVGSILLIVRVAFCSSPVSGGFGLISVLAGHVFDERDILSGAGLSGDVKERIELAFDGGGDRYDGRGERLRFRLKEARSSMHHDRMELKSGVNYQ, translated from the coding sequence ATGGATGCCTTACCTCATATGCCCTCCCGCCATAAAATCAGGCCAAGCGACGATGTATCCGCTTACGAGCCCTTCAACACCGGCCAAGAGCACCGTGGACTTGGCAACCCCATCAAGAGGCGGCTTTGCGACGTCTCAGAGATAGCAGCACTGATGCTGAGCATCTGCTGCAGTATCGCCGGTCTCATCTGTTGCTTTCATCCACCCACCGCGGCGAGCCTGGAGCAAAAGTACCAGCTCATTGTCGTTGGCTTGATGCTATCCCTCATGGACCTCTGCACCGCCAAATTGTCAACTATCGTCTTTTTGCAACTGGAAACACGATGGGCCAGTCTCCTCCAGAACTACGATTCGATTATCAAGAAGAGTATCTTGGGTAGTCTTCTGAACGGGCGGCGCGGGAGTCAGCGATGGACACTACTCATCTCCGCATTTCTTGCGTTCCCATTACTTCTTAGTGTTGGCTACAAGAGCTTCGTTGGTGGAAAGGTCACAACTGAGGTAAATGCCAGCGGTGGTCAATATGGTCTCACTGGCCCTATTGGTTTTGCAAACTTTGCCTCTGGCGCGTCTCTCATGGTCAACGCTACCATTCCCTTCATGTTTACCAATGTAACCAAATTGCCCGCTCAGCCACAACCATTTGGTTTTAACATGCTCCTACTGACGGACGATACCATCAGAGTTGCCATGCTGGACGGACCAAGTCCATCTTACGTCAAGAGCATAAGGGCTGAGCTTCGGGGACAGCAGTCATACACCGTGTCTACTAACgtctttggcttggcttggcatCTCGACCACGAAGCTGACAAGCAGCGCAAGAATAATACGTGGTGGAACCAGCGTTTTGACTCAAGTGATGATCAGGCGCCACAGAACATATctctttataaagaaaagaagtggCTGTCGACCCTATGGCCCCAAGGTCAAGTGGACGAGTTCTTCGTCCTTCTCACACCACACGTCGGGCCATcgaaagaagagaggaatATAAAACCCTCAAAGGAAAGGTTTCAAAAGGAAGCGCTCGAGTTCACGAGCCAACGGCTTAAGTGCACCGGGAAGTGGAAGATCACTGCCAATTCGGTTAACCTTATCGAGGGTAGCTGCGCTGGAAGCTTGGAGGAAGAATTTCCACACGGCTGTGAAACTCTTCACCTAAATGATGCCAGATACTTACTTAGCGACTTTGTCAGTGACTTGCTGACGGGCCATCTGGATGAAGCGGCTCAGATAAGGTTCACGGCTGTGGTATCATCTCTTCTTTGGTCTCGACTAGCCGCCTTCTGTGGCATTGGCTCATCGGTCAACGACTTGAAAGCTGGAGAGCGTGAACAGTTCGAGTACCATCGGCCTGATGAAGCTTGGAAGACTGTCACGGTACTCAAAAGGTCTCCTTTACTTGCAGTCGTTCTTCTCGCTCAGCCTATTGTCGGCTCGATACTTCTTATCGTACGCGTCGCGTTTTGTTCTTCACCAGTATCTGGGGGCTTTGGTCTCATCAGTGTTTTGGCGGGACATGTGTTTGACGAGCGCGATATTCTTAGCGGTGCAGGGTTATCTGGAGATGTCAAGGAACGCATTGAGCTGGCTTTCGACGGGGGTGGCGACAGATATGACGGTAGAGGCGAGAGGCTACGCTTTCGGCTGAAGGAAGCAAGGAGCTCGATGCATCATGATCGAATGGAGCTGAAGTCTGGAGTTAACTATCAGTGA
- a CDS encoding hypothetical protein (EggNog:ENOG41), with product MSRKNLQRLIKTRFQLFQGATSSPRDTGFTLFSSSTLFFKYLPSWLKKDISKLTWSVSTSAFDNTVLRGLPLAIDHPTTGKLCLRYHEPWPQSKTRFDASDVTIDGLEATESAAICETIDSVLYDRRVALYYAWDKGDILVSDNILMMHTRSDFTAGVDRELWRIHFD from the coding sequence ATGTCGAGAAAGAATCTTCAGCGACTGATCAAGACTAGGTTCCAACTCTTCCAGGGTGCCACCTCCTCACCCCGAGACACTGGATTCAcccttttctcttcatcaaccttATTCTTCAAATATCTCCCGTCGTGGCTCAAGAAAGACATTTCCAAGCTCACCTGGAGCgtatcaacatcagcattcGACAACACCGTCCTGAGAGGTCTCCCCCTAGCTATCGACCATCCTACGACCGGTAAGCTATGCCTTCGATACCACGAACCTTGGCCGCAGTCCAAGACGCGATTTGATGCTTCGGATGTTACAATCGACGGGCTCGAAGCTACAGAGAGCGCTGCGATTTGCGAAACCATCGACTCGGTCCTGTATGATCGTCGGGTTGCGCTGTACTATGCTTGGGATAAGGGTGATATCTTGGTCAGCGATAACATCTTGATGATGCATACCAGGAGTGATTTCACCGCTGGCGTTGATCGTGAGCTATGGCGAATTCACTTTGACTAG
- a CDS encoding hypothetical protein (EggNog:ENOG41), which translates to MDSTKDTADDSPIIESSFSVDDASPKPVPNGGLIAWLQVAGSFCLYFCTWGLIASFGSFQTIYERDQLSSHTPFQISIIGSLQTFLMVFSGFIIGPIYDSGYFRHLLAIGSTFIAIGTVLQSLSQKYWQYLLTQGLMVGIGAGCLSILSVAITSLWFTTKLPLVNGLAACGSGLGGVLLPIMIRELNAQTSLPWAARAMALLLLVLLLFSNLVLRPGPNPSRPAQRRQLLDKTAFTDWPYVFFVAGCFSVFLGMYTPFVYVQSYALDNKIASTDLAGNLLAILNSSSIFGRILPAFLAQSLGPMNTIISAAILLATTSLCLISATTTPRLLVTVISQGFFTGSFFALQPTIFVRLTSDPRRIGTRFGMAFSVMSIALLFGPPVGGALRRSMGYTAAWVWAGLTVFVGGMLILCSRLLKDNKSMIV; encoded by the exons ATGGACTCTACGAAAGATACAGCCGATGATAGCCCTATCATCGAAAGCAGCTTTTCAGTCGATGACGCATCACCGAAACCTGTTCCAAACGGCGGACTGATCGCGTGGCTGCAAGTCGCGGGCTCGTTTTGCCTCTACTTTTGTACTTGGG GGCTGATCGCAAGCTTTGGAAGCTTTCAAACTATCTATGAGCGCGACCAACTATCAAGTCATACGCCATTTCAAATTTCGATCATTGGTTCTCTCCAGACCTTCTTGATGGTATTCTCAGGCTTCATAATTGGCCCGATCTATGACTCTGGTTACTTCCGACATCTTCTAGCCATCGGTTCTACCTTCATTGCCATCGGCACTGTACTTCAGAGCCTGAGTCAAAAGTACTGGCAGTATCTTCTCACTCAAGGTCTTATGGTTGGCATTGGCGCTGGCTGTCTATCTATCTTGAGTGTTGCTATTACTTCACTATGGTTCACTACCAAACTGCCACTAGTCAATGGACTTGCAGCTTGCGGGAGTGGACTCGGAGG TGTTCTTCTCCCCATTATGATACGGGAGCTTAATGCGCAGACAAGCTTGCCATGGGCAGCCAGGGCTATGgctttgttgctgttggtcctACTCCTGTTTTCCAACCTTGTGCTCCGACCGGGGCCGAATCCTAGCAGACCAGCTCAGCGAAGGCAACTTCTCGACAAGACGGCTTTTACAGACTGGCCCTACGTGTTCTTTGTGGCAGGCTGCTTTTCTGTCTTTCTTGGAATGTACACGCCTTTTGTCTATGTTCAAAGTTACGCTCTGGACAACAAAATCGCGTCGACCGATCTTGCAGGGAATCTGCTTGCTAttctcaacagcagctcCATCTTTGGCCGTATCCTTCCCGCTTTCCTCGCACAGAGTCTCGGACCTATGAACACTATCATTAGTGCAGCAATTTTACTCGCCACGACAAGCTTGTGTCTCATCTCAGCAACTACAACTCCGCGATTGCTTGTTACCGTCATCAGCCAAGGCTTCTTCACGGGGTCCTTCTTCGCGCTTCAGCCGACCATCTTTGTCAGACTGACTAGTGATCCCCGACGAATTGGAACAAGATTTGGTATGGCCTTTTCGGTCATGTCTATCGCGCTCTTGTTTGGACCACCTGTTGGAGGGGCATTGCGAAGGAGCATGGGGTATACGGCCGCTTGGGTCTGGGCTGGGTTGACTGTTTTCGTCGGCGGCATGTTGATTCTGTGCAGTAGGTTGCTGAAGGATAACAAGTCTATGATCGTATGA